A window of Asterias rubens chromosome 22, eAstRub1.3, whole genome shotgun sequence contains these coding sequences:
- the LOC117304931 gene encoding galanin receptor type 1-like, whose amino-acid sequence METTIQTNISSEVTLTDPSTDIVLGAIYGIIGCLGILGNLLVCTVFLMRRKVFSSTTNLLILNQSTIDLADSIFYLVLRFGPQLSEQGDNIWGELACRIWFSEYVIWSLFVASTVNLLFVSLERYFAICHAVKHRKIFTTRRANIGRVVVWIIGFSYQSYWAALHRLEDGKCYAHWPTPTIQKIGGVFFFACEYLIPLIIMSFSYANIVIMLRRKSKRDNKEVNTFQRAKRNVTVTLCVVFLSYSVCWTPTEIAYLLYNLGGDYDFESVLHRIFTALVLGNMCVNPIIYVFKYERFQVELRRIFCKHNRIGDPSLGGGSTVRTVAGGGHNSDGEGPSTVQ is encoded by the coding sequence ATGGAAACCACTATACAAACCAACATTTCATCTGAAGTCACTTTAACTGACCCATCAACAGACATTGTGTTGGGTGCAATCTATGGTATCATCGGTTGTCTCGGTATACTTGGTAACCTATTGGTGTGTACTGTGTTCCTGATGCGGCGTAAAGTTTTCAGCTCAACGACAAATTTGCTTATACTCAACCAATCCACAATTGATCTTGCTGACTCGATTTTTTACTTGGTTTTACGTTTTGGACCGCAACTGTCGGAGCAAGGTGACAACATATGGGGGGAGCTGGCTTGTAGGATATGGTTTTCTGAGTATGTTATTTGGTCGTTGTTCGTAGCGTCTACGGTGAATCTATTGTTTGTTTCACTCGAGAGGTACTTCGCGATCTGCCACGCCGTGAAACACCGTAAAATATTCACTACGCGACGGGCGAACATTGGCCGTGTAGTGGTCTGGATCATCGGCTTCAGCTACCAGTCGTACTGGGCCGCCTTGCATAGATTGGAAGATGGGAAATGCTACGCTCACTGGCCGACACCAACCATACAAAAAATTGGTGGGGTGTTCTTCTTCGCCTGCGAGTACCTCATCCCGTTGATAATAATGTCCTTCAGTTACGCAAATATCGTCATCATGCTACGACGTAAGAGCAAACGTGACAACAAAGAGGTGAACACGTTCCAGCGTGCGAAGCGTAACGTAACAGTTACGCTGTGCGTTGTGTTCTTGTCGTACAGCGTCTGTTGGACACCGACGGAAATTGCGTATCTGTTGTATAATCTGGGTGGGGATTACGACTTCGAAAGTGTCCTACATCGTATATTTACGGCTCTGGTACTGGGAAACATGTGTGTCAACCCTATTATTTACGTCTTTAAATATGAACGTTTTCAAGTTGAGTTAAGGAGGATATTTTGCAAGCACAATCGCATTGGGGATCCGAGCCTTGGCGGCGGGTCAACAGTTCGAACTGTCGCCGGTGGAGGGCACAATTCAGACGGCGAGGGTCCCAGCACTGTACAGTAA